Proteins from a single region of Haloplanus sp. GDY1:
- a CDS encoding cobyrinic acid a,c-diamide synthase gives MKGVVLAGTRSGVGKTVATLATLRALAAEGLTVQPAKAGPDFVDPSHHAAVAGRPSRTLDVWLEGVEGVRRNYHRGEGDVCVVEGMMGLYDGDVSSTAAVAEALDLPVVLVVDASAGMESVAATALGFERYAAAADRDVDVVGVLAQRAHGGRHADGIRSALPEGLDYLGRIPPAEDLTIPDRHLGLHMGDEAPLDGDALDTAAEAVRTDRLRALARAPPRPDPVDAGDPTGARVAVARGDAFRFCYPATLDRLRERATVTAFAPAAGDDLPACDGVYLPGGYPELHAADLAASPALAALADRASEGLPVLGECGGLMALSRSLTTAAGETHAMAGVLPADVRMHDRHRALDHVELRARRGTLTASAGDRLRGHEFHYSSADVDADARFAFDVERGTGIEGGRDGLTVHRTLGTYCHVHAESGAVDAFLDACQPS, from the coding sequence GTGAAGGGGGTCGTCCTCGCGGGCACGCGCTCGGGCGTCGGCAAGACCGTCGCCACCCTCGCGACGCTCCGGGCGCTCGCCGCCGAGGGCCTGACCGTCCAGCCCGCCAAGGCCGGCCCCGACTTCGTCGATCCGAGCCACCACGCGGCCGTCGCCGGCCGCCCCTCCCGCACGCTCGACGTGTGGCTCGAGGGCGTCGAGGGCGTCCGCCGCAACTACCACCGGGGCGAGGGCGACGTCTGCGTCGTCGAGGGGATGATGGGGCTGTACGACGGCGACGTCTCCAGCACCGCCGCCGTCGCCGAGGCGCTCGACCTGCCGGTCGTCCTCGTCGTCGACGCGTCGGCGGGGATGGAGAGCGTCGCCGCGACGGCGCTGGGGTTCGAACGCTACGCCGCCGCCGCGGACCGCGACGTCGACGTGGTGGGCGTCCTCGCCCAGCGGGCCCACGGCGGGCGCCACGCCGACGGGATCCGGAGTGCCCTGCCCGAGGGCCTCGACTACCTCGGCCGGATCCCGCCCGCGGAGGACCTGACGATCCCGGACCGCCACCTCGGCCTCCACATGGGTGACGAGGCGCCGCTGGACGGCGACGCCCTCGATACCGCCGCGGAGGCGGTGCGAACCGACCGGCTCCGTGCCCTCGCCCGCGCGCCGCCCCGTCCCGACCCGGTCGACGCCGGGGACCCGACCGGCGCGCGCGTCGCCGTCGCCCGCGGCGACGCCTTCCGGTTTTGCTACCCGGCGACGCTCGACCGCCTCCGGGAGCGGGCGACGGTGACGGCGTTCGCGCCGGCCGCGGGCGACGACCTGCCGGCCTGTGACGGCGTCTACCTCCCCGGCGGCTATCCCGAACTCCACGCCGCCGACCTGGCCGCGAGTCCGGCGCTCGCGGCGCTCGCGGACCGGGCGAGCGAGGGGCTCCCCGTCCTCGGCGAGTGCGGCGGGCTGATGGCGCTCTCGCGGTCGCTGACGACGGCCGCGGGCGAGACGCACGCGATGGCCGGCGTCCTCCCCGCGGACGTGCGGATGCACGACCGCCACCGGGCGCTTGATCACGTCGAACTCAGGGCGCGACGGGGGACGCTCACCGCCTCGGCGGGCGACCGACTCAGAGGCCACGAGTTCCACTACTCGTCGGCCGACGTCGACGCCGACGCCCGCTTCGCCTTCGACGTCGAGCGCGGCACGGGGATCGAGGGCGGTCGCGACGGCCTCACCGTCCACCGCACGCTCGGGACGTACTGTCACGTCCACGCCGAGAGCGGGGCGGTCGACGCCTTCCTCGACGCCTGTCAGCCCTCGTAG
- a CDS encoding DUF7289 family protein — MTDRAQSATIGVAVLLAITVVSVAALTVTVGSVVDESASAAEARSVATAMDDALDPERSGPHETRLTLQEGRLRTVDRSVRLLDGLDPATEYAVGGLVYAAGDRRVRYVAGATVLDTGTGVRVHAPPPVSLRDRTLFVSLPRLGAGDVAVDGTGTVALRTDVTHSRRHLSGSGFGLAVETRTPGVWERYFEDMGATTIRRSYDDDGVPSVVVRFPDVREVYVFVHDLDLEVGR; from the coding sequence ATGACCGACCGCGCCCAGTCGGCCACCATCGGCGTGGCCGTCCTCCTGGCGATCACCGTGGTGAGCGTCGCGGCGCTGACCGTCACCGTCGGCTCCGTCGTCGACGAGAGCGCGAGCGCCGCCGAGGCACGGAGCGTCGCGACGGCGATGGACGACGCCCTCGACCCCGAGCGGAGCGGCCCACACGAAACCCGCCTCACCCTCCAGGAGGGACGACTCCGAACGGTCGACCGGTCGGTCCGACTCCTCGACGGACTCGACCCCGCGACCGAGTACGCCGTCGGCGGCCTGGTCTACGCCGCCGGCGACCGACGGGTCCGGTACGTCGCCGGTGCGACCGTCCTCGACACCGGGACCGGCGTCCGCGTCCACGCCCCGCCGCCGGTGTCGCTCCGCGACCGGACGCTGTTCGTCTCTCTCCCCCGCCTCGGTGCCGGCGACGTCGCCGTCGACGGGACGGGGACGGTGGCGCTGCGGACGGACGTCACCCACAGTCGCCGGCACCTGTCGGGGAGCGGCTTCGGCCTCGCGGTCGAGACCCGGACGCCCGGGGTCTGGGAGCGATACTTCGAGGACATGGGCGCGACAACGATCCGGCGCTCGTACGACGACGACGGCGTGCCGAGCGTCGTCGTGCGCTTCCCCGACGTTCGCGAGGTGTACGTCTTCGTCCACGACCTGGATCTGGAGGTGGGTCGGTGA
- a CDS encoding right-handed parallel beta-helix repeat-containing protein — translation MTGGRRTRLTAVAMALLLVVGAIGAFGGTAAASSGGNPAPTADPGTLSVSLTDGDGTANATYRVNATSGTINASYAGSKPDVNVSYTDSATAIQFALDNATATYDTVVLGGGTFDGSVDIGSRTGLTLDGGYSRLDGDAGRGDTVDVTSDGATVTDLTVVDSPGTGIDSLNADDVTLRNVESLDSASNGVDFANGTIRNVTIRGGNVGLSQGTSNGSTIADVTIRQAQYTGLEINSANHTIRDVTVNDTTSGEGILEAGRNNTYENVTVTNSSTEGFEVGESEVSSTDATLRNVTVEDNAADGIIADEGDGVLLSNVTAVDNGEHGVRLEIPETVRHLTATDNDGDGIKVTADADGATITDVTAKRNGDGLEIRAANTTVRDAVVTNNDDYGVSATGYVNNTFDNVTITRHGRTGIRLGEGGTLVDSIVRDNAKDTFVGSGIFVKGKNATVRNVTVRGNGLDVEAANVVVRNLTQKGSSGTGLAVDASNVTVDDVSVRNNLDYGLHDQSGDNALSNVTAADNGDSGIFVSKGTVLTDSRASNNGDGSESGVRVDERNITLRNVTATGSPEGFNVRNPNATLTDVVARNNSQIGFRVKDRNATLTDVVARDNADGIRIVNDGFDATLRNATVANNSDDGVYLEDRSARGLLIANATVRDNGDAGIDISPQTGSRIVDTTLTANGGSELNVQPTTDDFEVSPAPLDASNVTVGATTFDAIEAKNVSFEGTATPPSPGDGWKRARTVGKLTRLDAGAFANVTVEYAATDTLGLRESSLALARYDAGSGSYETATSTLDSTDDTVGANLTTFGPVAILGDPESGEGGTTVDGTSTGTLDVGGTDVVDASIDYAASRSGTATVSDLSSKPSSVPNATDAGGVDVNRVASYVEITAPEPTGGANATVELVVDRESVVDPNDTRVWRYAGDGGGYRPLATQVRSVTGSSVRLTFETPGFSVFVIGDAPAAAGDDGDDGGGGGGGVGSTILAGERSVSQTLYGGTARRVTVAFDRPTTGTVAVEPVGGLPDVAPEPDGRTLAAVDVTVPDEAASRPATVEIAVPSAAVEDANVDPAALRVVAFDRGDDGLRRLDTDVVSADGGTVVLAAETPGFSTFAVIAPADRTARTTAGPTATPGTATPRRSPDATGTATPSAPGTDASGATPTPEPTEGSGAGFGSLVAVVALLAVATRRT, via the coding sequence ATGACCGGTGGGAGGCGGACGCGCCTGACGGCGGTGGCGATGGCCCTCCTGCTCGTCGTCGGCGCCATCGGGGCGTTCGGGGGGACCGCCGCCGCCAGTTCCGGCGGCAACCCGGCGCCGACGGCCGATCCCGGAACGCTCAGCGTCTCGCTGACCGACGGCGACGGCACCGCGAACGCGACGTATCGGGTCAACGCCACCTCGGGGACGATCAACGCCTCCTACGCCGGGAGCAAGCCCGACGTCAACGTCTCGTACACCGACAGCGCGACGGCCATTCAGTTCGCGCTGGACAACGCGACGGCGACGTACGACACCGTCGTCCTCGGCGGCGGGACGTTCGACGGGAGCGTCGACATCGGATCGAGGACGGGTCTCACACTCGACGGCGGGTACAGTCGGCTCGACGGGGATGCCGGCAGGGGAGACACCGTCGACGTGACGAGCGACGGGGCGACGGTCACCGACCTGACCGTCGTCGACTCCCCGGGTACCGGAATCGACAGCCTGAACGCCGACGACGTGACGCTCCGCAACGTCGAGTCGCTCGACAGCGCGAGCAACGGGGTCGACTTCGCCAACGGAACGATACGGAACGTGACGATCCGGGGCGGGAACGTCGGTCTCTCGCAGGGGACATCGAACGGCTCGACCATCGCCGACGTGACGATCCGGCAAGCCCAGTACACCGGCCTCGAGATCAACAGCGCGAACCACACGATCCGGGACGTGACGGTGAACGACACCACGAGCGGCGAGGGGATCCTCGAAGCCGGCCGGAACAACACCTACGAGAACGTCACGGTCACGAACAGCAGCACCGAAGGGTTCGAGGTCGGGGAGTCGGAGGTGTCCAGTACGGACGCGACGCTGCGGAACGTGACCGTGGAAGACAACGCGGCGGACGGGATCATCGCCGACGAGGGTGACGGCGTCCTGCTGTCGAACGTCACCGCCGTCGACAACGGCGAACACGGCGTCCGGCTGGAAATCCCGGAGACGGTCCGGCACCTCACCGCCACCGACAACGACGGGGACGGCATCAAGGTCACGGCCGACGCCGACGGCGCGACGATCACCGACGTCACCGCGAAGCGGAACGGCGACGGGCTAGAGATCAGGGCGGCCAACACGACCGTTCGGGACGCGGTCGTCACGAACAACGACGACTACGGAGTGAGCGCGACGGGGTACGTGAACAACACGTTCGACAACGTGACGATCACCCGGCACGGTCGCACCGGGATCAGACTCGGCGAAGGGGGGACGCTGGTCGACAGCATCGTCCGGGACAACGCGAAGGACACCTTCGTCGGTTCGGGAATCTTCGTGAAAGGAAAGAACGCCACCGTCCGGAACGTGACGGTTCGGGGCAACGGTCTCGACGTCGAGGCGGCGAACGTCGTCGTCCGGAATCTCACCCAGAAGGGAAGTAGCGGTACCGGTTTGGCGGTCGACGCCAGCAACGTGACCGTCGACGACGTGAGCGTCCGGAACAACCTCGACTACGGCCTGCACGACCAGAGTGGGGACAACGCCCTCTCGAACGTCACCGCCGCCGACAACGGTGACTCGGGAATCTTCGTCTCGAAGGGAACGGTCCTGACGGACAGCCGTGCGTCGAACAACGGCGACGGCTCCGAGTCCGGCGTCAGGGTGGACGAACGGAACATCACGCTCCGGAACGTGACGGCGACGGGGAGCCCCGAGGGATTCAACGTGCGGAACCCGAACGCGACCCTCACCGACGTCGTCGCCCGGAACAACAGTCAGATCGGATTCAGGGTCAAGGATCGAAACGCCACCCTGACCGACGTCGTCGCCCGGGACAACGCCGACGGGATCAGGATCGTCAACGACGGGTTCGACGCGACCCTGCGGAACGCCACGGTCGCGAACAACTCGGACGACGGCGTGTACCTCGAGGACCGAAGCGCCAGGGGGCTCCTGATCGCCAACGCGACGGTACGGGACAACGGGGACGCCGGCATCGACATCAGCCCGCAGACCGGGTCGCGGATCGTCGACACGACGCTGACCGCGAACGGCGGGTCGGAGCTGAACGTGCAGCCGACCACCGACGACTTCGAGGTGTCGCCGGCGCCGCTCGACGCCTCGAACGTCACCGTGGGAGCGACGACGTTCGATGCCATCGAGGCGAAAAACGTCTCGTTCGAGGGGACGGCTACGCCCCCGTCCCCGGGTGACGGGTGGAAGCGGGCCAGGACTGTCGGGAAACTGACTCGGTTGGACGCCGGCGCGTTCGCCAACGTGACCGTCGAGTACGCCGCCACCGACACGCTCGGACTGCGGGAGTCGAGTCTCGCGCTGGCCCGTTACGACGCGGGGTCCGGGTCGTACGAGACGGCCACGAGCACGCTCGATTCGACGGACGATACCGTCGGGGCCAACCTCACGACCTTCGGGCCGGTGGCGATCCTCGGCGACCCCGAGAGCGGCGAGGGCGGGACGACCGTCGACGGCACCTCGACCGGCACGCTCGACGTCGGCGGGACGGACGTCGTCGACGCGAGCATCGACTACGCGGCGAGTCGAAGCGGCACGGCGACGGTCAGCGACCTGTCGTCGAAGCCGTCGAGCGTACCGAACGCGACGGACGCCGGCGGCGTGGACGTGAACCGCGTGGCGTCGTACGTCGAGATCACGGCCCCCGAGCCGACTGGCGGCGCGAACGCGACGGTCGAACTCGTCGTCGACCGGGAGTCGGTCGTCGACCCGAACGACACGCGGGTGTGGCGGTACGCGGGCGACGGGGGCGGCTACCGGCCGCTCGCGACGCAGGTTCGGAGCGTGACCGGGAGCAGCGTGCGGCTGACCTTCGAGACGCCGGGGTTCTCCGTCTTCGTGATCGGTGACGCCCCCGCCGCCGCCGGCGACGACGGCGACGACGGGGGCGGCGGCGGGGGTGGCGTCGGGAGCACCATCCTCGCCGGCGAGCGCTCCGTGAGCCAGACGCTGTACGGGGGTACCGCACGCCGGGTGACCGTGGCGTTCGACCGGCCGACGACCGGAACCGTGGCGGTCGAGCCGGTGGGCGGCCTCCCCGACGTGGCCCCCGAACCGGACGGGCGGACCCTCGCGGCCGTCGACGTGACCGTCCCGGACGAGGCGGCGAGCCGTCCCGCGACCGTCGAGATAGCCGTCCCGAGCGCCGCGGTCGAGGACGCGAACGTCGATCCGGCGGCGCTCCGCGTCGTCGCGTTCGACCGCGGCGACGACGGCCTCCGGCGACTCGACACGGACGTGGTCAGCGCCGACGGCGGGACGGTCGTCCTCGCGGCCGAGACGCCCGGGTTCTCCACGTTCGCGGTGATCGCCCCGGCGGATCGAACGGCCCGAACGACGGCGGGGCCGACGGCGACGCCGGGGACGGCGACGCCCCGACGGTCACCGGACGCGACCGGTACGGCCACGCCGAGCGCGCCGGGAACCGACGCGTCGGGGGCGACGCCGACCCCCGAACCGACCGAGGGGAGCGGCGCCGGCTTCGGATCGCTGGTCGCCGTCGTCGCCCTGCTGGCCGTGGCGACGCGGCGGACCTGA
- a CDS encoding DUF7262 family protein, whose translation MPRAQLSLSVVEAAIGVVLVVGIAAGFTVGVADHPSAEPRLDALARDTATVLGSEPTPNGRDSRLVALARSPESFERARPDTRERIVDLLPADVAFRVHTPHGTLGYPRPPRATAESTTVPTRHGSVTVWVWYG comes from the coding sequence ATGCCTAGGGCACAGCTCTCGCTGTCGGTCGTCGAGGCCGCCATCGGGGTCGTCCTCGTCGTCGGTATCGCCGCCGGATTCACCGTCGGCGTGGCCGACCACCCCTCGGCGGAGCCGCGACTCGACGCCCTGGCCCGTGACACCGCGACGGTCCTCGGTTCGGAGCCGACCCCGAACGGCAGGGACTCGCGGCTCGTCGCGCTCGCCCGCTCGCCCGAGTCGTTCGAGCGCGCGCGTCCCGACACCAGGGAGCGCATCGTGGATCTCCTGCCCGCGGACGTCGCCTTCCGGGTCCACACGCCCCACGGGACGCTCGGCTACCCCCGACCGCCGCGGGCGACCGCCGAATCGACGACGGTGCCGACGCGCCACGGCTCCGTCACCGTCTGGGTGTGGTACGGATGA
- a CDS encoding type II secretion system F family protein, translating to MSRERRSAGADASAPAPDGGEATAATATPPASARPTGYASTLDRVLYALFARHADDRRHVRDRKRYRGTDLRLSFDVYLARVYGLSWAAALAATLPTLVVGVAFGDALPTAVSAAVDDALPLARVSLPVPPVTALAVAVGLVAGGLAKAATVRLGGWYLRWLASARRNDIERTLPGAVRYLHVLSSGGDGHRAMLRKVAATDPYGETAVSIRKVLNTASLTGSLHEGLRRIARDTPSRELLAPFLLKFSEHAQQGEAELANYLRMESRMLAHRQDRARQRAAGLLELLSEVFMVLLVLPTLLVIVLTVLAIISPGLSEPFSTPLGTTTPRAVVVYTSAAFVLVLGVGASIVVGGLRPPGQTVHYRRPSGVLATLASAPLNPASAAVVAAVPALGALAALHTVGYPPADVVLLGYAAYALPVGVVGVRRARLDDAKDREIKDFVHAVSGHVNLGRPFPEAVELVARDVDFGPLDPDVADLALNLSFTSPETGLDENVRTAALDRFVDGVGTPLAEQTVGLVTGALDAGSDAGTVFDTLQTEIGRLYHEKRELRANLLAYVAVGWTTALLVVGIAVAVGIHVFDGFEQLASVRGAGGYVIEGSAIDLERERYRLYVVTQATMLASGWFAGTASRGRYEALLHSGALVTVCHLVFAGVGMI from the coding sequence GTGAGCCGGGAGCGACGCTCTGCCGGCGCCGACGCGTCCGCGCCGGCGCCGGACGGGGGCGAGGCGACGGCAGCGACGGCCACGCCGCCGGCGTCGGCCCGGCCGACCGGCTACGCCTCCACCCTCGACCGCGTCCTCTATGCCCTCTTCGCGCGACACGCCGACGACCGACGGCACGTCCGGGACCGCAAGCGCTACCGGGGAACCGACCTCCGACTCAGCTTCGACGTGTATCTCGCCCGGGTGTACGGGCTGTCCTGGGCCGCCGCGCTCGCGGCGACCCTCCCGACGCTCGTGGTCGGCGTCGCGTTCGGCGACGCCCTGCCGACCGCGGTGTCGGCGGCCGTCGACGACGCGCTGCCGCTCGCTCGCGTGAGCCTCCCGGTTCCGCCCGTGACGGCCCTCGCGGTCGCCGTCGGCCTCGTCGCCGGCGGCCTCGCCAAGGCCGCGACCGTCCGCCTCGGCGGGTGGTATCTCCGCTGGCTGGCGAGCGCGCGCCGGAACGACATCGAGCGCACCCTCCCCGGCGCCGTCCGGTACCTGCACGTCCTCTCCTCCGGCGGCGACGGCCACCGCGCGATGCTCCGGAAGGTGGCAGCCACCGACCCCTACGGCGAGACGGCGGTGTCGATCCGCAAGGTGCTGAACACCGCCTCCTTGACCGGCAGCCTCCACGAGGGGCTCCGACGGATCGCCCGCGATACGCCGTCCCGGGAGCTGCTCGCCCCCTTCCTCCTGAAGTTCAGCGAACACGCCCAGCAGGGCGAGGCCGAACTCGCGAACTACCTCCGGATGGAGAGCCGGATGCTCGCCCACCGGCAGGACCGCGCCCGCCAGCGCGCCGCCGGCCTGCTCGAACTCCTCTCGGAGGTGTTCATGGTGTTGCTCGTCCTCCCGACGCTTCTGGTCATCGTCCTCACCGTCCTCGCCATCATCTCGCCCGGGCTCTCCGAGCCCTTCTCGACCCCGCTCGGGACGACCACGCCCCGGGCCGTCGTCGTCTACACCAGCGCCGCGTTCGTCCTCGTCCTCGGCGTCGGCGCGAGCATCGTCGTCGGCGGGCTCCGACCGCCGGGCCAGACCGTCCACTACCGCCGTCCGTCCGGCGTCCTCGCGACGCTCGCGTCCGCTCCCCTGAACCCCGCGAGCGCCGCCGTCGTCGCCGCCGTTCCGGCCCTCGGCGCCCTCGCGGCCCTCCACACCGTGGGCTACCCGCCCGCCGACGTCGTCCTGCTCGGGTACGCCGCGTACGCCCTCCCGGTCGGCGTCGTCGGCGTCAGGCGCGCCCGCCTCGACGACGCCAAGGATCGCGAGATCAAGGACTTCGTCCACGCCGTCTCCGGCCACGTCAACCTCGGCCGACCGTTCCCAGAGGCGGTCGAACTCGTCGCCCGGGACGTCGACTTCGGCCCGCTGGATCCCGACGTGGCCGACCTGGCGCTCAACCTGAGTTTCACCTCGCCGGAGACGGGGCTCGACGAGAACGTCCGCACCGCGGCGCTCGATCGGTTCGTCGACGGCGTCGGCACGCCGCTGGCCGAACAGACCGTCGGGCTCGTCACGGGCGCTCTCGACGCCGGCAGCGACGCGGGGACCGTCTTCGATACGCTCCAGACCGAGATCGGTCGCCTCTATCACGAGAAGCGGGAACTCCGTGCCAACCTGCTCGCGTACGTCGCCGTCGGGTGGACGACGGCCCTGCTCGTCGTCGGCATCGCCGTCGCCGTCGGCATCCACGTCTTCGACGGCTTCGAACAGCTCGCCTCCGTTCGCGGGGCCGGCGGCTACGTCATCGAGGGCTCGGCCATCGACCTCGAACGGGAGCGCTACCGCCTCTACGTCGTCACGCAGGCGACGATGCTCGCCTCGGGCTGGTTCGCGGGCACCGCCAGCCGCGGGCGCTACGAGGCGTTGCTTCACTCCGGCGCCCTCGTCACCGTCTGTCATCTCGTCTTCGCCGGGGTGGGGATGATATGA
- a CDS encoding DUF7266 family protein codes for MTDRGFAPVVGKGLEAVIVVLYITSLVTVLHGGVLPEYRTATAAEVSDRTLASTAAHIEASIPPPSSGVDVTRTVDLPGAIDRAAYRLRVENRSLVLDHPDPALSGRLRLAVPPRVVAVEGSWRSDDRAVLRIRGDDGRLRVILA; via the coding sequence GTGACGGACCGCGGCTTCGCGCCCGTCGTCGGCAAAGGACTGGAGGCCGTGATCGTCGTCCTCTATATCACCTCGCTGGTGACCGTCCTCCACGGCGGCGTCCTCCCCGAGTACCGCACCGCGACGGCGGCCGAGGTGAGCGACCGGACGCTCGCCTCGACCGCCGCGCACATCGAGGCGTCGATCCCCCCGCCAAGCAGCGGGGTCGACGTGACCCGAACCGTCGACCTGCCGGGTGCCATCGACCGCGCGGCCTACCGACTCCGGGTCGAGAACCGCTCGCTCGTCCTCGATCACCCCGACCCCGCCCTCTCCGGGCGCCTCCGCCTCGCGGTACCCCCGCGGGTCGTCGCCGTCGAGGGCTCCTGGCGGAGCGACGACCGGGCCGTCCTCCGGATCCGCGGCGACGACGGCCGACTCCGGGTGATCCTCGCGTGA
- a CDS encoding M12 family metallo-peptidase produces MAARTLVLVGLLLLAGCTTPFDPAAAPTDTPVPAASDPTATPGATATATAPAATATPSANPWGSDPIVVAVRNGGEPGRDVDSLVREATAFWEANDGAYLGFEVRYEVRPDAEDPDLVVAFTDTLPDCGGVADAVGCAPKLTDARMVDRPETVWVKTGLSDDSTTLVTKHELGHTLGLDHDDAPRDVMRARSVIYTEPQPNATERAFPWADGEFTVRVDAENASDPAGVDRQVGHALSYYEAGAPGMPDDLSFERTGAADAEIRVRFGETATCRASSGSCVSTYGTDPDGDGAIETYTRVEITLVGLDTDAVGWHVGYWLAHAFGAEADGEKPPPFRDASYRERRSAWWE; encoded by the coding sequence ATGGCGGCCCGAACGCTGGTTCTCGTCGGCCTGTTGCTCCTCGCGGGGTGTACGACGCCGTTCGATCCGGCGGCCGCGCCGACCGACACGCCGGTTCCGGCGGCCTCCGACCCGACGGCGACGCCGGGCGCGACGGCCACGGCGACGGCACCGGCGGCGACGGCCACCCCGAGCGCGAACCCCTGGGGGAGCGATCCCATCGTCGTCGCCGTCCGCAACGGGGGCGAACCCGGCCGGGACGTCGACTCGCTGGTTCGCGAGGCGACGGCCTTCTGGGAGGCGAACGACGGGGCGTATCTCGGCTTCGAGGTGCGGTACGAGGTACGCCCCGACGCCGAGGACCCGGACCTCGTAGTCGCGTTCACCGACACCCTCCCCGACTGCGGCGGCGTGGCGGACGCGGTGGGGTGTGCCCCGAAACTCACCGACGCCCGGATGGTCGACCGCCCGGAGACGGTGTGGGTGAAGACCGGTCTCTCCGACGACTCGACGACGCTCGTGACGAAACACGAACTCGGGCACACGCTCGGCCTCGACCACGACGACGCCCCCCGGGACGTGATGCGGGCGCGGTCGGTCATCTACACCGAACCCCAGCCGAACGCGACCGAACGGGCCTTCCCGTGGGCCGACGGCGAGTTCACCGTCCGCGTCGACGCCGAGAACGCCTCCGACCCGGCGGGCGTCGACCGACAGGTCGGCCACGCGCTGTCGTACTACGAGGCGGGCGCCCCGGGGATGCCCGACGACCTCTCCTTCGAGCGGACGGGCGCCGCGGACGCGGAGATCAGGGTTCGCTTCGGCGAGACGGCGACCTGCCGGGCGTCGAGCGGGTCCTGCGTCAGCACGTACGGCACCGATCCCGACGGCGACGGCGCCATCGAGACGTACACGCGGGTCGAGATCACCCTCGTCGGCCTCGACACCGACGCGGTGGGGTGGCACGTCGGCTACTGGCTGGCCCACGCCTTCGGCGCGGAGGCCGACGGGGAGAAGCCCCCGCCCTTCCGGGACGCGAGCTACCGGGAGCGCCGGAGCGCGTGGTGGGAGTAG
- a CDS encoding DUF7263 family protein, with protein sequence MRGQTNLLALAVALVLLTGATVVGVSLADSALAGADRDPVERHAAAAVADRLTAADSPITVRANALNDSRVETLNASRLAELAPPATEGDVRVALGGRTLVSRGSPGGGWTVRRSVVVVDRSGVVVTPANLTRRSTVRIPRGVGRANVTLDPGPNTTVRSVSADGRVVLYDGAGLNTTATVRLSRYEPTTLRVGTGANATGRIEVTYRRPVVDERILTVTVDA encoded by the coding sequence GTGAGGGGGCAGACCAACCTGCTCGCCCTCGCCGTCGCCCTCGTCCTGCTGACGGGGGCGACGGTCGTCGGCGTGAGCCTCGCCGACTCGGCGCTCGCCGGCGCCGACCGGGACCCCGTCGAGCGCCACGCCGCGGCCGCGGTCGCCGACCGCCTGACCGCCGCCGACTCGCCGATCACGGTGCGGGCGAACGCGCTCAACGACTCGCGCGTCGAGACCCTGAACGCGAGCCGACTGGCCGAACTCGCGCCCCCCGCGACCGAGGGGGACGTGCGGGTCGCGCTCGGCGGTCGGACCCTCGTCTCCCGCGGGTCGCCGGGCGGCGGCTGGACGGTTCGACGCTCGGTCGTCGTCGTCGATCGATCGGGGGTCGTCGTGACGCCGGCCAACCTCACCCGGCGGTCGACCGTCCGGATCCCGCGGGGCGTCGGCCGCGCGAACGTCACGCTCGATCCCGGCCCGAACACCACCGTCCGGTCCGTCAGCGCGGACGGTCGCGTCGTCCTGTACGACGGGGCGGGGCTGAACACCACGGCGACCGTCCGGCTCTCGCGGTACGAGCCGACCACGCTCCGCGTCGGCACCGGAGCGAACGCCACCGGACGGATCGAGGTGACCTACCGGCGCCCCGTCGTCGACGAGCGGATCCTCACGGTGACCGTCGATGCCTAG